DNA from Larimichthys crocea isolate SSNF chromosome XIII, L_crocea_2.0, whole genome shotgun sequence:
AACTACTAAAATAAAATTtacacaaaatgcaaaaggaCCTATCTCAAGCTATCAAATTTCTAGTTTGTCCGAtcttggctactgtagaaaaatggaggttcaacatgcaagaggacctgcagtgtttgtagatataaagatcattcttattttcagatgattattcactaataaaaatgataatgaaatagACGGACTGTAACACTTCAGGCTGAAGTAGGACCGTGAATCAAGTgaactctgttttgtttctccagGCCTCTCTCTTAAGTGTTACTCCTGCCCCGATGGCATCATCAGTGCTTGTGATGTCCAACAGGACTGTAACCAAGATGAAGATGGCTGCCTCAAACTCACCAGTGCTAGTAAGCCTTGCTAAGGAAACCAACCAAGAATactgaaaagacatttttaaggGGATAAACTGTTTAGTTAAAACATGATTGAAAACGACAGGCTCCATAATGGAGATTGCAACAGTGGACAGAATTTGCTCAAATGAAGTAGTTCTAGTGTTACTGAATCATGTCTATGAAGACATttatcagtttattttatttcttcagttaGATGGTTATGTTCTATAGACATATCATATTTGGAGGAAAATGCTTctgaaaaagattttaattCTTTAAACAGGCTGACCAGCTTTGCTTGTTTTTGGCACTGAAATGCACATGATGGGTATACATAAGTAACCTTTCTGATAAATATAATAGTAATGCTCAATAGACTAATGCTGCGTCTCTCACACTGTCTCCCCTCAGATAAGACCTACACTAGGTGTATCAGATACGCTGACTGTGACTTCATGACTCTGGCCAACAGATATGTGCTCCCTAACTTCGAATTCAACTGCTGTCAGTCTAAACTCTGCAACGGCCAAAAAAAGAGTTTCCTTCAGAgattaaaggacatttttagttaaaaagaaaaaactgtctCAAGACCTGATTTCAGTATGTTGATTCTCTGACAATTGTTGAGCCACTGCTGAAGATAAAACCATAAAGTCAGAAGATGTGCGCTCAGCTCACTTTGTGTGTCTTGTCTTTGTAAAGAAAGTCTACTTTGAAGTTCTGACACTAAAGGGTGTTGATTTTTTAAAACGTGGTACATCATTCTATCTGTGGCTTATCTAACTGTAACATCAAACTGCAATGTTAaggttaataaatcatttattactttatagGTCTGTTACGTGGACTCTAAACCCAAACAGATGGGTTATTTACTTTTTGGTGGTGTTATTGATTTTGCTGTTTGTGCTGTTATACAAAGTCTCTTCTCCATGAGCAGAGAGTCATTTTCTTCATATTCATTTAAAGCAGGTGAATGTTAGATGGCTGCAGTGAAAATGTTTACttcatatatgtatttatatcagTCGTGTCATCATTTGTAGATTATTGTCTAATTTTTAAGTTAAAGTGTTTTCATCATTGGCAGACATGATGACATGCCatctcagacttttttttttttaatttttagtattttactCTTGTTTAAGAAAGTTAGAAAGTCAGTTCATTTTTTCTGACCTGATTTCAGTATGTTGATTCTTTGACACTTAATTGTTGAGCCACTGCTGAAGATAAAACAATTAAGTCAGAATATGTGCGCTcagctcactgtgtgtgtcttgtctTTGTAAAGAAAGTCTACTTTGAATTTTTGACACTAAAGGGTGTAGACTGTTTAAAGCGTGGTACATCATTCTATCTGTGGCTTATCTAACTGTAACATCAAACTGCTACTGAAACTAGCATGCTTTAACATGGTAGCTGATATTACCAACCATTCATAAAACAATTGTCATTTGGCAAATTAAACACAGCAGTTTAGGATTGGTATGAGGTGGCCAAATAAATGAATctgttaatttttttatttaattgcctgtttcattattaatgttgttttgcttCAGCAGGTTTAAGGCCAATGTCCTTAAACCTGctgaagaacaacaacagctttAAACAGTCTGAAGAAGAACTTCAAAGTCCACCAATGTCTGCTGCTGCCCTTGAATAATAATTAAGATCTCAATGTGTTTCTAAACAAGCGCTCCCCCACAGCTGATTATAGAATAATGTGGTGTagatggaaatgtgtgtgtgtgtgtgcgtgtgtgtgtgtgtgtgtgtgtgtgtgtgtgtgtgtgtgtgtgtgtgtgtgtctgtgtgtgtatgttgttaGGACTGTGTCTGCAGCAGCGAGTAAGTACGATGTCTTAATTtgttgactttaattaaaagaaGGACAACATCTGTtaccaatgtgtgtgtgtgtgtgtgaagagagagagagaaacaaaggatTTTAACTATcacaaagatgttaaattaGATAACTTAAGCACCATgttatttataaatatgtatcaTATGAGCACATGACTCCTACATGACAGAACCAGATCATACTGCAGGATTTGCCTCAGATGAAATTATGTTACATCTGTGGTGCAACATATGTGCAAGTAATTAAATGAGCAAAAGGcaataaacataatataatcTGGGGCTTTTGGGACCCTAATAGGTCTGGGGGCCCTGGGCAGTGGCCTGCTTTGCCTAGTTGGGTATGAGTATGTAACTACACTTTCAGCCATTTTTACAGCAAATATTTCATGAGAGGTGCAATCACACATTGTAAACTAAACCTTCACTGCTTTATTTAACAAGTCTCATCTATTACCATTAGATTCAAGTCACAGTGCATATGATTTTCTAAACTAAAAAGAAATACCCCTGGTAGTCTTTGAGGAACCCAGATGGTCATTTAGCAATACAGCTGTTTTGAGGGCATTTCCAGAATCCCCAGgactcttctgcttcttcttccagaTACCAGCAAAAAACAACTGCTCGCAGATTATGGAAATCTTTCTGAATGTTACAGGCTGCATTTATTCTGAAAGGTTTGAAGACTCTACTAAGCTCTGTCAAGCTTTGTATTTAATGGTATTTTAGGGAAATGTTCGAAGCGTTGTATTGTTCTAATAGTGGTGTGTTGAATAAGATCGTCACAGCCCTGTACTAACTACCTCtcctgtctgtatgtctgtactCTCCTgtctcgtgtgtgtgtatgtgtgtcaaagACAGAGTGTGCTATACTTTAGTCTGGTTTGTGGGTAACAGAAAAAGGAGCATGCAAGTGTCCAACAACTAGAATTACTGATATTGAAGTCTTAATTTAGAAAAACAGGTATAGTTAAAACACATCACAATGTACAtcatatttgatgtatttttattcatcaatacAACAGCAGGTATAAGTTAATATCAGGCCAGTGGTTGAAGCTGGTCCTGATCCTGTCCTTTTTAAAGAATCAgcgtcctccagcaccttttcactgtcagtggactgcagtgtctttagagaatcagcgtcctccagcaccttttcactgtcagtggactgcaATGTCTTTAGAGAATCGgcgtcctccagcaccttttgACAgccagtggactgcagtgtctttagagaattggcgtcctccagcaccttttcactgtcagtggactgcagtgtctttggAGAATTGGCGTCCTCTAgcaccttttcactgtcagtggactgcagtgtctttggAGAATTGGCGTCCTCCAGCACgttttcactgtcagtggactgcagtgtctttagagaatgggcgtcctccagcaccttttgACAgccagtggactgcagtgtctttagagaattggcCTTCTCCAGCAcattttcactgtcagtggactgcagtgtctttggAGAATTGGTGTCCTCCAGCACCCTTTGACAgccagtggactgcagtgtctttggAGAATTGgcgtcctccagcaccttttgACAgccagtggactgcagtgtctttagagaattggcgtcctccagcaccttttcactgtcagttgactgcagtgtctttagagaattggcctcctccagcaccttttgACAgccagtggactgcagtgtctttagagaattggcCTCCTTCAGCacattttcacagtcagtggactgcagtgtctttagagaatcggcgtcctccagcacctttttactgtcagtggactgcagtgtctttagagaattagcgtcctccagcaccttttcactgtcagtgaaCTGCAGTGTCTTTGGAGAATTGgcgtcctccagcaccttttgACAgccagtggactgcagtgtctttagagaattggcGTCCTCCTAcaccttttcactgtcagtggactgcagtgtctttagagaattggcgtcctccagcaccttttcactgtcagtggactgcagtgtctttaaagAATTGgtgtcctccagcaccttttcactgtcagtggactgcagtgtctttagagaattggcgtcctccagcaccttttcactgtcagtggactgcagtgtctttagagaattggtgacctccagcaccttttcactgtcagtggactgcagtgtctttagagaattggtgtcctccagcaccttttcactgtcagtggactgcagtgtctttagagaattggtgtcctccagcaccttttcactgtcagtggactgcagtgtctttagagaattggcgtcctccagcaccttttcactgtcagtggactgcagtgtctttagagaattggcgtcctccagcaccttttcactgtcagtggactgcagtgtctttagagaattggcgtcctccagcaccttttcactgtcagtggactgcagtgtctttagagaattggtgtcctccagcaccttttcactgtcagtggactgcagtgtctttagagaattggtgtcctccagcaccttttcactgtcagtggactgcagtgtctttagagaattggtgtcctccagcaccttttcactgtcagtggactgcagtgtctttagagaattggtgtcctccagcaccttttcactgtcagtggactgcagtgtctttagagaattggcGTCCTCCGGCActttttcactgtcagtggactgcagtgtctttggAGAATTGgcgtcctccagcaccttttcactgtcagtggactgcagtgtctttataGAATTGgcgtcctccagcaccttttcacagtcagtggactgcagtgtcttagGGAATCGATGTCCTCCAGCATCTTTTCACcgtcagtggactgcagtgtcttttgAGAATCAgtgtcctccagcaccttttcaccttcagtggactgcagtgtctttgaaGAATCAGTGTCCTCCAGCGTCTTTAGAGAATCAatgtcctccagcaccttttcacagtcagtggactgccATGTCTTTAGAGAATCAatgtcctccagcaccttttcaccATCAGTGGATTGCACTGTGTGGTATACATTAGTCCGGTTTGTGGGTAACAGAGAAAGTAGCATGCAAGTGTCCAACAACTAGAATCACTGATATTGAAGTCTTAATTTAGCAAAACAGGCAtaaaacacagcacaatgtACATcatattgatgtatttttatccATCAATATAACAGCAGGGATAAG
Protein-coding regions in this window:
- the LOC104927576 gene encoding CD59 glycoprotein translates to MMRTSGVFFLAVSFITFGFGLSLKCYSCPDGIISACDVQQDCNQDEDGCLKLTSANKTYTRCIRYADCDFMTLANRYVLPNFEFNCCQSKLCNGQKKSFLQRLKDIFS